A window from Alkalilimnicola sp. S0819 encodes these proteins:
- the ctaD gene encoding cytochrome c oxidase subunit I gives MTATTHENHGHAPSGLGRWLLTTNHKEIGSLYLLFALLMFFIGGAMAMVIRAELFQPGLQVVDPYFFNQMTTMHALVMIFGAVMPAFTGLANWMIPLMVGGPDMALPRMNNLSFWILPFAFIMLLSTLFMPGGGPAGGWTMYPPLMLQTGAAFPFVIFAVHLMGLSSIMGAINVVATVLNMRAPGMTLMKMPLFVWTWLITAFLLIATMPVLAGAITMLLTDQYFGTSFFNAAGGGDPVLYQHIFWFFGHPEVYIMILPAFGIVSTIIPTFARKPLFGYSSMVYATASIAFLSFIVWAHHMFTVGMPLSGELFFMYATMLISVPTGVKVFNWAATMWRGAMTFETPMLFAIAFVILFTIGGFSGLMLAITPADFQYHDTYFVVAHFHYVLVTGAVFSIIAAAYYWLPKWTGYMYSETLGKWHFWLSVISVNVLFFPQHFLGLAGMPRRIPDYAVQFTDWNVVSSIGGFVFGLSQLLFVAVVIKCIRGGKKATAQVWEGAETLEWTVPSPAPLHTFDTPPQIK, from the coding sequence ATGACTGCGACGACTCACGAGAACCACGGGCACGCCCCTAGCGGCCTCGGCCGCTGGCTGCTCACGACCAACCACAAGGAAATCGGCAGCCTGTACCTGCTGTTCGCCCTGCTGATGTTCTTCATCGGTGGCGCCATGGCGATGGTGATCCGCGCGGAGCTGTTCCAGCCCGGTCTGCAGGTGGTTGATCCGTATTTCTTCAACCAGATGACCACCATGCACGCGCTGGTGATGATCTTCGGTGCGGTCATGCCGGCGTTTACGGGGCTGGCCAACTGGATGATCCCGCTGATGGTGGGCGGCCCGGACATGGCCCTGCCGCGGATGAACAACCTGTCGTTCTGGATCCTGCCCTTCGCGTTCATCATGCTGCTGTCCACCCTGTTCATGCCGGGTGGCGGCCCCGCGGGCGGCTGGACCATGTATCCGCCGCTGATGCTGCAGACCGGCGCGGCCTTCCCCTTCGTGATCTTCGCCGTCCATCTGATGGGGCTGAGCTCCATCATGGGCGCGATCAACGTGGTGGCCACGGTGCTGAACATGCGCGCCCCGGGCATGACGCTGATGAAGATGCCGCTGTTCGTGTGGACCTGGCTGATCACCGCTTTCCTGCTGATCGCCACCATGCCGGTGCTCGCGGGCGCGATCACCATGCTGCTCACCGATCAGTACTTCGGCACCAGCTTCTTCAACGCCGCCGGCGGCGGTGACCCGGTGCTCTACCAGCACATCTTCTGGTTCTTCGGGCACCCCGAGGTGTACATCATGATCCTGCCCGCGTTCGGGATCGTGTCCACCATCATCCCGACCTTCGCCCGCAAGCCGCTGTTCGGTTACAGCTCGATGGTGTACGCCACCGCGTCCATCGCCTTCCTGAGCTTCATCGTCTGGGCGCATCACATGTTCACCGTGGGCATGCCCCTGTCCGGCGAGCTGTTCTTCATGTACGCCACCATGCTCATCTCCGTGCCCACGGGCGTGAAGGTGTTCAACTGGGCGGCGACCATGTGGCGGGGCGCGATGACCTTTGAAACGCCCATGCTGTTCGCGATCGCCTTCGTCATCCTGTTCACCATAGGCGGCTTCTCCGGGCTGATGCTGGCCATCACCCCGGCGGACTTCCAATACCACGACACCTACTTCGTGGTAGCCCACTTCCACTACGTGCTGGTGACCGGTGCGGTGTTCTCCATCATCGCCGCGGCGTACTACTGGCTGCCCAAGTGGACCGGCTACATGTACAGCGAGACCTTGGGCAAGTGGCACTTCTGGCTGTCGGTGATCTCGGTGAACGTGCTGTTCTTCCCGCAGCACTTCCTCGGACTGGCCGGCATGCCGCGCCGTATTCCCGACTACGCGGTGCAGTTCACCGACTGGAATGTGGTCTCCAGCATCGGTGGTTTCGTCTTCGGCCTGTCGCAGCTGCTGTTCGTGGCGGTGGTGATCAAGTGCATCCGCGGCGGCAAGAAGGCCACCGCCCAGGTCTGGGAGGGTGCCGAGACGCTGGAGTGGACCGTGCCCTCGCCGGCGCCGTTGCACACCTTCGACACGCCGCCCCAGATCAAGTAA
- a CDS encoding cytochrome c oxidase assembly protein: MSGVTPENRRTLRKLALVAVLMFGFGFALVPLYDIFCEVTGFGGRAVQTGTGKMVQVDTDRLVTVEFVATVSNSGQWEFYPLESKMQVHPGEIYTTEYFAKNLRDTPQIGQASYNVAPSKVGRYFAKPDCFCFTQQRFVAAEGRNMPVTFFIDPQLPSDVNTVTLSYTFHTIDG, encoded by the coding sequence ATGAGCGGCGTGACTCCCGAGAATCGCCGCACCCTCCGCAAGCTGGCCCTGGTGGCGGTGTTGATGTTCGGCTTCGGCTTCGCCCTGGTGCCGCTGTACGACATCTTCTGCGAAGTCACCGGCTTCGGTGGGCGTGCGGTGCAGACTGGTACCGGCAAAATGGTCCAGGTGGACACCGATCGCCTGGTGACCGTGGAGTTCGTCGCCACGGTCAGCAACTCCGGCCAATGGGAATTTTACCCGCTGGAGTCGAAAATGCAGGTGCACCCGGGGGAGATCTACACCACCGAGTATTTCGCGAAGAACCTGCGTGATACGCCGCAGATCGGGCAGGCCAGCTACAATGTGGCGCCATCCAAGGTCGGCCGCTACTTTGCCAAGCCGGACTGCTTTTGCTTTACCCAGCAGCGTTTCGTCGCCGCGGAAGGTCGGAACATGCCGGTAACCTTTTTCATCGACCCGCAGCTGCCATCGGACGTGAACACGGTGACCCTGTCGTACACCTTTCACACCATCGACGGCTGA
- a CDS encoding cytochrome c oxidase subunit 3, producing MAQAQGHYYVPHESHWPIVGSVGLAVSMVGASLYLNGSSVSLWILLTGIAIILFMMAGWFRDVILENESGKFGPAEGRSFRQGMAWFIFSEVMFFGAFFGALFYARVLSVPWLGGDDPSTSRYLWDSVVLAWPTAGPGFGDLEWEPMGAWPLPTINTLLLLTSGVTLTIAHHAIKEGRRAKTILFMWATVLLGLTFMGVQAYEYYEAYAHLNLRMDTGIYGSTFFMLTGFHGFHVLVGAITLLVITLRLMKGHFSAENHFGFEAAAWYWHFVDVVWLGLFLFVYIL from the coding sequence ATGGCTCAAGCACAAGGTCACTACTACGTCCCCCACGAGAGCCACTGGCCCATCGTGGGCAGTGTCGGCCTGGCCGTATCGATGGTCGGTGCCTCCCTGTACCTGAACGGCAGCTCCGTGAGCCTGTGGATCCTGCTCACGGGCATTGCGATCATCCTGTTCATGATGGCCGGCTGGTTCCGCGACGTCATCCTGGAGAACGAATCCGGCAAGTTCGGCCCCGCCGAGGGGCGTTCCTTCCGTCAGGGCATGGCCTGGTTCATCTTCTCCGAGGTGATGTTCTTCGGCGCCTTCTTCGGTGCCCTGTTCTATGCTCGGGTGCTCTCCGTGCCCTGGCTGGGCGGCGATGACCCGTCCACCAGCCGCTATCTGTGGGACAGCGTGGTCCTCGCCTGGCCCACCGCCGGCCCCGGCTTCGGTGACCTGGAATGGGAGCCCATGGGGGCCTGGCCGCTGCCGACCATCAACACCCTGTTGCTGCTCACCTCCGGCGTGACCCTCACCATCGCCCATCACGCGATCAAGGAAGGGCGGCGGGCCAAAACCATCCTGTTCATGTGGGCCACCGTGCTGCTGGGCCTGACCTTCATGGGCGTGCAGGCCTACGAGTACTACGAGGCCTATGCGCACCTGAACCTGCGCATGGACACGGGCATCTACGGCTCCACCTTCTTCATGCTAACCGGCTTCCACGGCTTTCACGTGCTGGTGGGCGCGATCACCCTGTTGGTGATCACCCTGCGGCTGATGAAGGGCCACTTCAGCGCCGAGAACCACTTCGGCTTCGAGGCCGCGGCCTGGTACTGGCACTTCGTGGACGTGGTCTGGCTGGGGCTGTTCCTGTTCGTCTACATCCTCTGA
- a CDS encoding twin transmembrane helix small protein, which produces MDLLLKGLIVLALIAILISLGSGMVFMFRDRSTSRRTVRALTVRIALSVALVLLVLLGLVTGVISPNESPLLTS; this is translated from the coding sequence ATGGACCTTCTGCTCAAAGGCTTGATTGTGCTGGCCCTGATAGCAATTCTGATCAGCCTGGGCTCCGGCATGGTGTTCATGTTCCGGGATCGCAGCACTTCGCGCCGCACCGTGCGTGCCCTGACCGTACGGATAGCGCTATCCGTGGCGCTGGTCCTGCTGGTGCTACTGGGACTGGTGACGGGGGTCATCAGCCCCAATGAAAGCCCGCTTCTGACCTCCTGA
- a CDS encoding SURF1 family protein has protein sequence MSRYSFRPTLIPTLATLALLPLLLSLGLWQLDRAAQKEAAMAARESGLAEALLDLNNAPPAAEQAIHRRALAHGRYDTAHQFLVDNQIVQGRVGYQVLTPLRLDEGRAVLVSRGWLPAPSRRDQLPELAVAETPRRVEGTLAAGPSVGLRVGEASVEQGWPRRVQYMDYEYFNASLPYRVLPYVLQLDPSAEDGYRREWGATEFGPERHRGYAVQWFSLAAALVLIYLLVNLRRRGDADHE, from the coding sequence ATGTCCCGCTACAGTTTCCGCCCTACACTGATCCCCACGTTGGCGACCCTGGCGCTGCTGCCGCTGTTGTTGTCCCTGGGGCTGTGGCAGCTGGATCGGGCCGCGCAAAAGGAGGCCGCCATGGCCGCCCGCGAGAGCGGCCTGGCCGAGGCCCTGCTCGATCTCAATAACGCGCCACCGGCAGCGGAGCAGGCCATCCATCGCCGCGCACTGGCGCACGGCCGCTATGACACGGCACACCAGTTCCTGGTGGACAATCAGATCGTCCAGGGGCGGGTCGGCTATCAGGTGCTCACCCCGCTGCGCCTCGATGAGGGGCGGGCCGTGCTGGTGAGTCGCGGCTGGCTGCCAGCGCCGTCACGGCGCGACCAATTACCGGAGCTGGCCGTGGCCGAGACGCCGCGACGCGTGGAGGGTACCCTCGCCGCCGGTCCTTCGGTGGGGCTGCGGGTGGGGGAGGCCTCCGTCGAACAAGGCTGGCCGCGGCGCGTGCAGTACATGGACTACGAGTATTTCAACGCCTCGCTGCCCTATCGGGTGCTGCCCTACGTGCTGCAACTCGACCCGTCCGCCGAAGACGGGTATCGGCGCGAATGGGGCGCGACGGAGTTCGGCCCCGAGCGCCACCGGGGCTATGCGGTGCAATGGTTCAGCCTGGCGGCTGCACTGGTGTTGATCTATCTGTTGGTAAACCTGCGGCGCAGGGGAGATGCCGATCATGAATAA
- a CDS encoding COX15/CtaA family protein: MSRRTLFRRLALLATALTLGVVVLGGYVRLSDAGLGCPDWPGCYGHWVVPAGPETVEQANALYPERPLEAAKGWKEMVHRYFAGTLGLLVLALALIALRNRREPSQPVALPVFLVALIIFQSILGMWTVTWQLKPVVVMAHLLGGLSTLGLLAWLTLRQSGWWQGTRRASSGLRWAALIGLLVVVAQIALGGWTSANYAALACTDFPTCHQQWWPEADFDEAFVLWRGLGANYEYGVLDNPARVAIQLTHRIGAVVTAAYLLALAALVLRSGHVVTRGLAWAMLGLLALQFSLGIANVLLSLPLPVAVAHNAGAALLLLSLITLNHSLRPPPTLGCSPTTPSEA; encoded by the coding sequence ATGAGCCGGCGTACGCTTTTCCGTCGCCTGGCGCTGCTGGCTACCGCGTTGACCCTGGGCGTGGTGGTGTTGGGCGGCTATGTGCGCCTCAGCGACGCCGGTCTGGGCTGCCCGGACTGGCCCGGCTGCTACGGGCACTGGGTGGTGCCTGCCGGCCCGGAGACCGTGGAGCAGGCCAACGCCCTGTACCCGGAGCGCCCGCTGGAGGCGGCCAAGGGCTGGAAGGAGATGGTACACCGTTATTTCGCCGGCACCCTGGGCCTGCTGGTGCTGGCGCTGGCACTGATCGCGCTGCGCAATCGCCGGGAGCCGAGCCAGCCTGTCGCTCTGCCGGTATTCCTGGTGGCGCTGATCATCTTCCAGTCGATTCTCGGCATGTGGACCGTCACCTGGCAGCTCAAGCCGGTGGTGGTCATGGCGCATCTGTTGGGTGGGCTGAGCACCCTGGGGCTGCTCGCCTGGCTGACCCTGCGCCAGAGCGGCTGGTGGCAGGGCACGCGCCGGGCGTCGTCGGGGCTGCGCTGGGCGGCGCTCATTGGTCTGCTGGTGGTGGTGGCTCAGATCGCCTTGGGTGGCTGGACCAGCGCCAATTACGCCGCGCTGGCCTGCACCGACTTCCCGACCTGCCACCAGCAGTGGTGGCCGGAGGCCGATTTTGACGAGGCCTTCGTGTTGTGGCGCGGGCTGGGCGCCAATTACGAGTACGGCGTGCTGGACAACCCGGCGCGGGTCGCCATACAGCTCACCCACCGCATCGGTGCGGTGGTGACCGCGGCGTATCTGTTGGCCTTGGCGGCCCTGGTGCTGCGTAGCGGCCATGTGGTCACCCGGGGCTTGGCCTGGGCGATGCTGGGACTGTTGGCGCTGCAGTTCAGCCTGGGCATTGCCAATGTGCTGCTGAGCTTGCCGTTGCCGGTGGCGGTGGCCCACAATGCGGGCGCGGCACTGCTGCTGCTGTCCCTGATCACGCTTAATCACAGCCTGCGCCCGCCACCGACGCTCGGGTGCTCGCCCACCACCCCTTCGGAGGCCTAG
- the cyoE gene encoding heme o synthase, translating to MLHFFRHWRDYLELCKPKVVVLMLFTALVGMLLATPGELPWNALILGNLGIALAAGSAAAINHLVDRRVDAQMARTRARPLPTGNVRTAQAVVFAAAMGLVGLGILALWVNVLTAVLTFLSLMGYAFVYTLWLKRATPQNIVIGGAAGAAPPVLGWTAVTGTVDPYALLLFLIIFVWTPPHFWALAVHRREEYARVDIPMLPVTHGEQFTRLQILLYTVLLLAVSVLPFVTGMSGWFYLAGAVLFGLGYLYYAIAMMVSADQRLPMKSFGFSIVYLFGLFAFLLIDRYLPLMRAALSA from the coding sequence ATGCTGCATTTCTTCCGCCACTGGCGCGATTACCTGGAGCTGTGCAAGCCCAAGGTGGTGGTGCTGATGCTATTCACTGCGCTGGTGGGGATGCTGCTGGCGACCCCCGGCGAGTTGCCCTGGAATGCGCTCATTCTCGGCAATCTGGGGATTGCGCTGGCGGCCGGCTCCGCCGCCGCCATCAACCATCTGGTGGACCGGCGAGTGGATGCGCAGATGGCCCGCACCCGGGCGCGTCCCCTGCCCACGGGGAATGTGCGCACCGCGCAGGCCGTGGTGTTCGCCGCCGCGATGGGCCTGGTCGGCCTGGGGATACTGGCACTGTGGGTGAATGTGCTCACCGCCGTGCTCACTTTCCTCTCGCTCATGGGCTACGCCTTCGTCTACACCCTGTGGCTCAAGCGCGCCACGCCCCAGAACATCGTCATCGGCGGGGCGGCCGGCGCGGCGCCCCCGGTACTCGGTTGGACCGCGGTGACCGGGACCGTGGACCCCTATGCGCTGTTGCTGTTCCTGATCATCTTTGTCTGGACACCACCACATTTCTGGGCGCTGGCCGTGCATCGACGCGAGGAGTACGCGCGGGTGGACATCCCCATGCTGCCGGTGACCCACGGCGAGCAGTTCACCCGCTTGCAGATCCTGCTCTACACCGTGCTGCTGCTGGCGGTGAGCGTACTGCCCTTCGTGACCGGCATGAGCGGCTGGTTCTATCTGGCCGGCGCGGTGCTGTTCGGCCTCGGTTACCTGTACTACGCGATCGCCATGATGGTGTCGGCCGATCAGCGCTTGCCGATGAAATCCTTCGGCTTTTCCATCGTCTACCTGTTCGGCCTGTTTGCGTTTTTGCTGATCGATCGCTATCTGCCGCTGATGAGGGCGGCGCTTTCGGCCTGA
- a CDS encoding YbhB/YbcL family Raf kinase inhibitor-like protein, protein MRLFSDSIRDGEVMPGRFAFAVPDPEQHVRLSDNRSPHLGWSGLPEGTRSLVLICHDPDVPSKPDDVNQEGRQVPAELPRVDFFHWVLVDLAPAVSELAEAEASDRVTARGKPGPQGPRGSRQGLNSYTDWFQGDADMEGRYYGYDGPCPPWNDSIAHRYRFTLYATDLERCPVGERFTGPDVLAAIEGHVLDQASLTVRYSLNPDVPA, encoded by the coding sequence ATGCGGCTATTCAGTGACAGCATTCGTGACGGTGAGGTGATGCCCGGGCGCTTTGCCTTCGCCGTGCCGGACCCCGAGCAGCACGTACGGCTGAGCGACAACCGCAGCCCGCACCTGGGCTGGAGCGGCTTGCCGGAAGGCACCCGTTCGTTGGTGCTGATCTGCCACGATCCGGATGTGCCCAGCAAGCCCGACGACGTGAACCAGGAAGGGCGGCAGGTGCCCGCCGAGCTGCCGCGGGTGGACTTCTTCCACTGGGTGCTGGTGGATTTGGCGCCGGCCGTGAGCGAATTGGCCGAAGCCGAGGCCTCGGACCGGGTGACCGCCCGGGGCAAGCCCGGCCCGCAGGGGCCGCGGGGGAGCCGTCAGGGGCTGAACAGCTATACCGACTGGTTCCAGGGCGATGCGGACATGGAGGGCCGGTATTACGGCTACGATGGCCCCTGCCCGCCGTGGAATGACAGCATCGCTCACCGTTACCGCTTCACGCTGTATGCCACGGATCTGGAGCGTTGCCCGGTGGGTGAGCGATTCACCGGCCCGGACGTGCTGGCCGCCATTGAGGGCCATGTGCTCGATCAGGCGAGCCTGACAGTCCGTTACAGCCTGAACCCGGACGTGCCGGCCTGA
- a CDS encoding OmpA family protein, with amino-acid sequence MRKQLATALLTGSLLIGGCTTMDPYTREEKTASATKGATIGAIAGAVVGIATGDDSSERRKRALIGAGVGALAGGGVGYYMDVQERKLRERLEGTGVSVTRHGDNITLNMPGNITFALDESTLRPQFTAVLNDVALVLQEYENTLIEVAGHTDSTGSDSYNQGLSERRAQSVSDYLRTRGLQPLRIITRGYGERYPVADNSTAQGRQANRRVELTLTPITRQ; translated from the coding sequence ATGCGCAAGCAATTGGCAACCGCCCTTCTCACGGGCAGCCTGCTCATCGGCGGCTGCACCACGATGGACCCCTACACCCGCGAGGAGAAGACCGCCAGCGCCACCAAGGGCGCGACCATAGGCGCCATCGCCGGCGCCGTGGTGGGCATCGCCACCGGCGACGACTCCTCCGAGCGGCGCAAGCGCGCGCTGATCGGCGCCGGGGTCGGCGCGCTGGCCGGTGGCGGCGTCGGCTACTACATGGACGTGCAGGAGAGGAAGCTGCGCGAGCGCCTGGAAGGCACCGGTGTGAGCGTTACCCGTCACGGCGACAACATCACCCTGAACATGCCCGGCAACATCACCTTCGCGCTGGACGAGTCCACCCTGCGCCCCCAGTTCACCGCGGTACTGAACGATGTGGCGCTGGTGCTGCAGGAATATGAAAACACGCTGATCGAGGTGGCCGGCCATACCGACAGCACCGGCTCTGACAGCTACAATCAGGGCCTGTCCGAGCGGCGCGCCCAGTCGGTGAGCGATTATCTGCGCACCCGCGGCCTGCAGCCGCTGCGCATCATCACCCGCGGCTACGGCGAGCGTTATCCGGTGGCGGACAACAGCACCGCCCAGGGCCGCCAGGCCAACCGCCGGGTGGAGCTCACCCTCACCCCGATCACCCGCCAATAG
- a CDS encoding sulfurtransferase TusA family protein, protein MVSVMEFDRDLDVRGLDCPLPILRSKRSLATMEVGEVLRVRATDPHAVVDFAAFCEKTAHRLERQSEGAGEFHFWVRKG, encoded by the coding sequence ATGGTTAGTGTAATGGAGTTCGACCGGGATCTGGATGTGCGGGGGCTGGACTGCCCCTTGCCGATACTGCGCAGCAAGCGCAGCCTGGCCACCATGGAGGTGGGGGAGGTGTTACGGGTCAGGGCCACCGACCCCCACGCGGTGGTGGATTTCGCCGCCTTCTGCGAGAAGACCGCGCACCGTCTGGAGCGGCAAAGCGAAGGGGCGGGGGAGTTCCACTTCTGGGTGCGCAAGGGCTGA
- a CDS encoding phasin family protein: protein MYQDQLKNVTKQLADATAPAKQLGALMVENLEKLSAFQLETAKSCAELNLQQLRAALEVRDAKSLQAFVSQQQKVAGELNEKLSADVKTLSGLGEKFGSELQKITKDSLARAGKAA, encoded by the coding sequence ATGTATCAGGATCAGCTCAAGAACGTCACCAAGCAGCTCGCCGATGCCACCGCCCCCGCCAAGCAGCTGGGCGCCCTGATGGTCGAGAACCTGGAAAAGCTCAGTGCCTTCCAGCTGGAAACCGCCAAGAGCTGCGCGGAACTGAACCTGCAGCAGCTGCGTGCCGCACTGGAAGTGCGTGATGCCAAGAGCCTGCAGGCCTTCGTCAGCCAGCAGCAGAAAGTCGCCGGCGAGCTGAACGAGAAGCTCAGCGCCGACGTGAAGACCCTGAGCGGCCTGGGCGAGAAGTTCGGCAGCGAACTGCAGAAGATCACCAAGGACAGTCTGGCCCGGGCCGGCAAGGCCGCCTGA
- a CDS encoding PilZ domain-containing protein produces the protein MRHSARKQHRHHLIFYLKVYHRDSGEQIGYLGDITTDGMMVMSREPLDVDQDWELEIRTVENLAEPRSLFTPARSRWCKQDVNPDFYATGFELLQTPRETTRAIQQLIREIGFQDT, from the coding sequence ATGCGCCATAGTGCACGCAAGCAGCACCGCCACCATCTCATCTTCTATTTGAAGGTCTATCACCGGGACAGCGGTGAGCAGATCGGCTATCTGGGCGATATCACCACCGACGGCATGATGGTCATGAGCCGCGAACCGCTGGACGTGGACCAGGACTGGGAGCTGGAGATCCGCACGGTGGAGAACCTGGCCGAGCCCCGTAGTCTTTTCACGCCGGCCCGCAGCCGCTGGTGCAAGCAGGACGTCAACCCGGACTTCTACGCCACCGGTTTCGAGCTGCTGCAAACCCCCCGAGAGACCACGCGCGCCATACAGCAACTGATTCGCGAGATCGGCTTCCAGGACACCTGA
- the sohB gene encoding protease SohB — translation MAFLLDYGLFLAKTVTLLAALLFAAAALINLGARGRQRRERLEVRKLNRRYRDMEHSLRRQMTDARGLKRLERQYKRQHKQATGGDADKSRVFVLNFHGDIRASRVESLREEISAILSVAGAQDQVLLRLESPGGVVHGYGLAASQLVRLRERGIPLTVSVDKVAASGGYLMAAVADRVLAAPFAVVGSIGVVAQLPNFHRLLKKHDVDFEMLTAGEYKRTLTVFGENTEQGREKFREDLEAIHRQFKDFITRYRPQLDLARVATGEHWLGEQAKALGLVDELGTSDDYLLRHAADHQLIELRFHPKRSLSKRMGQAAENTLERWLSKPQIP, via the coding sequence ATGGCCTTTCTGCTGGACTACGGCCTTTTCCTCGCCAAGACCGTAACCCTGCTCGCGGCGCTACTTTTCGCCGCCGCGGCGCTCATCAACCTGGGCGCCCGCGGGCGACAGCGCCGCGAGCGCCTGGAAGTACGCAAGCTTAACCGGCGCTACCGCGACATGGAACACAGCCTGCGCCGGCAGATGACCGACGCCCGGGGCCTGAAGCGGCTGGAGCGCCAGTACAAGCGCCAACACAAGCAGGCCACCGGCGGCGACGCCGACAAGTCGCGGGTGTTCGTGCTCAACTTCCACGGCGATATTCGCGCCTCACGGGTGGAGAGCCTGCGCGAGGAGATCAGCGCCATTCTCAGCGTCGCCGGTGCCCAAGATCAGGTGCTGCTGCGCCTGGAGAGCCCGGGCGGTGTGGTGCACGGCTACGGGCTTGCCGCCTCGCAGCTGGTGCGGCTGCGCGAGCGAGGCATCCCCCTGACCGTGAGCGTGGACAAGGTGGCGGCCAGCGGCGGCTATCTGATGGCCGCCGTCGCCGATCGTGTTCTCGCCGCCCCCTTCGCGGTGGTGGGCTCCATCGGCGTGGTCGCGCAGTTGCCGAACTTTCACCGCCTGCTGAAAAAGCACGACGTGGACTTCGAAATGCTTACCGCCGGTGAGTACAAGCGCACACTCACGGTGTTCGGCGAGAACACCGAGCAGGGACGGGAGAAGTTCCGCGAGGACCTGGAAGCCATCCATCGCCAGTTCAAGGACTTCATCACCCGTTATCGCCCGCAGCTGGATCTGGCGCGGGTAGCCACCGGCGAGCACTGGTTGGGCGAGCAGGCGAAGGCGTTGGGGCTGGTGGATGAACTGGGCACCTCGGACGATTACCTGCTTCGCCACGCGGCGGATCACCAGCTCATCGAGCTGCGCTTCCATCCCAAACGCAGCCTGAGCAAACGCATGGGCCAGGCGGCGGAGAACACGCTCGAGCGCTGGCTGTCGAAACCACAGATTCCCTGA
- the zapE gene encoding cell division protein ZapE produces the protein MTPWERYQADLKRPEFTHDPAQETAVRHLQQLYEALLARPEPGMIERIWSRLRRERPGPERGLYFWGGVGRGKTYLVDTFFECLPFEDKRRLHFHRFMHWAHAELKQLKNAQDPLEIVAERFAAEARVICFDEFFVSDIADAMILGGLLRGLFARGVTLVATSNIPPQELYKDGLQRERFLPAIELIQRHTTVLNVDGGTDYRLRFLEQAEIYHTPLDEGADRVLGEDFRQIAGEPGREGEPLEVEGRSIPTRRLADGVVWFDFKALCDGPRSQSDYIEIAREFHTVLVSGVPEFHRERDDQARRFISLVDEFYDRNVVLILSAERLPEQLYTGRRLAFAFERTVSRLQEMQSREYLARAHRP, from the coding sequence ATGACCCCCTGGGAACGATATCAAGCCGATCTGAAACGGCCCGAATTCACCCATGACCCAGCCCAGGAAACCGCGGTGCGGCATCTGCAGCAGCTCTACGAGGCGCTGCTCGCCCGCCCGGAGCCGGGCATGATCGAGCGGATCTGGTCGCGACTGCGCCGCGAGCGGCCGGGGCCCGAGCGGGGGCTGTATTTCTGGGGCGGCGTCGGCCGGGGCAAGACCTACCTGGTGGATACCTTTTTCGAATGTCTGCCCTTCGAGGACAAGCGCCGCCTGCATTTTCACCGCTTCATGCACTGGGCACACGCCGAGCTCAAGCAGTTGAAGAACGCTCAGGACCCATTGGAGATCGTCGCTGAGCGTTTCGCCGCCGAGGCCCGGGTGATCTGCTTCGATGAGTTCTTCGTCTCGGACATCGCCGACGCGATGATCCTGGGGGGCTTGCTGCGTGGTCTGTTCGCCCGTGGCGTGACCCTGGTGGCCACCTCCAATATTCCGCCCCAGGAGCTTTACAAGGACGGCCTGCAGCGGGAGCGCTTCCTGCCCGCCATCGAACTGATACAGCGGCACACCACGGTGTTGAATGTGGACGGTGGCACGGATTATCGGCTGCGCTTTCTGGAGCAGGCGGAGATCTACCACACGCCGCTGGACGAGGGCGCCGACCGGGTGCTGGGGGAGGACTTTCGCCAGATTGCCGGGGAGCCGGGCCGTGAGGGAGAACCCCTGGAGGTGGAGGGTCGGTCGATCCCCACGCGCCGCTTGGCCGATGGGGTGGTCTGGTTCGACTTCAAGGCCCTGTGTGATGGCCCCCGCAGCCAGAGCGATTACATCGAGATCGCGCGGGAGTTCCACACTGTGCTGGTCTCCGGGGTACCGGAGTTCCACCGGGAGCGGGATGATCAGGCGAGGCGCTTCATCAGCCTGGTGGACGAGTTCTATGACCGCAACGTGGTGCTGATCCTCAGTGCCGAGCGCCTGCCGGAGCAACTATACACCGGCAGGCGGCTGGCCTTCGCCTTCGAGCGCACCGTAAGCCGTCTGCAAGAGATGCAGTCCCGCGAGTACCTGGCCCGCGCCCACAGACCCTAG